One genomic region from Rosa rugosa chromosome 1, drRosRugo1.1, whole genome shotgun sequence encodes:
- the LOC133724511 gene encoding uncharacterized protein LOC133724511, translating to MSVSDLPKKEVNVLKGHEGAVLAARFNKDGNYCLSCGKDRTIRLWNPHRGIHIKTYKSHGREVRDVHVTSDNSKLCSGGGDRQIFYWDVASGRVIRKFRGHDGGVNAVKFNEYASVVVSAGYDQSLRAWDCRSQSTEPIQIIDSFTDSVMSVCLTKTEIIGGSVDGTVRTFDIRMGRELSDDLGQPVNCISMSNDGNCILASCLDSTIRLLDRSSAELLQEYKGHTCKSYKLDCCLTNTDAHVIGGSEDGSIFFWDLVDASVVSSIRAHSSVVTSVSYHPKDNCMVSSSVDGTIKVWKT from the exons ATGAGTGTCTCAGATCTGCCAAAGAAGGAGGTAAATGTACTTAAAGGGCATGAGGGAGCAGTATTAGCAGCAAGGTTCAATAAAGACGGAAATTACTGCCTCAGCTGCGGGAAAGACCGAACCATCCGACTCTGGAACCCTCACCGTGGCATCCACATTAAGACATACAAGTCCCATGGCCGTGAAGTCCGAGATGTCCATGTCACCTC GGACAACTCCAAATTATGTTCAGGTGGTGGCGACAGACAAATCTTCTATTGGGATGTGGCATCCGGTCGAGTCATTCGAAAATTTCGGGGCCATGATGGAGGGGTGAATGCTGTGAAGTTCAATGAGTATGCATCTGTTGTAGTCTCAGCAGGATATGATCAGTCATTGCGTGCTTGGGACTGCAGGTCTCAGAGTACTGAGCCAATTCAG ATAATTGACTCGTTTACAGATAGTGTAATGTCTGTTTGTTTAACAAAGACTGAGATAATTGGTGGAAGTGTTGATGGAACTGTTCGAACATTTGACATTCGTATGGGAAG AGAGCTATCCGATGACTTGGGACAACCTGTGAACTGTATCTCAATGTCAAATGATGGTAACTGCATATTAGCAAGCTGCTTAGATTCAACTATACGACTCCTCGACAG GTCTTCCGCTGAATTACTTCAAGAATACAAAGGCCATACTTGTAAG TCTTACAAATTGGACTGCTGCCTTACCAACACTGATGCCCATGTAATCGGAGGATCTGAGGATGGTTCAATTTTCTTCTGGGATCTAGTAGATGCATCTGTTGTGTCAAGTATCCGAGCACATTCGTCAGTG GTTACAAGTGTCAGTTATCACCCAAAGGACAACTGCATGGTTAGTTCTTCTGTAGATGGCACTATTAAGGTGTGGAAGACTTGA
- the LOC133724512 gene encoding extradiol ring-cleavage dioxygenase: MAVMDTFYISHGSPTLSIDETIPAGQFLRSWKQNGFPQKPNSILIISGHWETSVPTVNSIAGPHDTIYDFYGFPKPMYKLKYPAPGSPQLASRVKDLLTAAGFPRVDVDTKRGLDHGAWVPLMFMYPEADIPVCQLSVQTNRDGSYHYDMGKALAPLREEGVLIVGSGSATHNLRALRNTDGAVAPWALEFDTWLKEALTQGRYEDVNHYEEKAPHAKTAHPWPDHFYPLHVAMGAAGANSKAKPIHESWQLGTLSYASYQFTS, encoded by the coding sequence ATGGCAGTAATGGACACGTTCTACATCTCCCATGGATCCCCAACCTTAAGTATTGACGAGACCATTCCCGCCGGACAGTTCCTCCGATCCTGGAAACAAAACGGGTTCCCCCAGAAACCCAACTCCATCCTCATCATCTCCGGCCACTGGGAAACCTCCGTCCCCACCGTCAACTCCATCGCCGGCCCACACGACACCATCTACGACTTCTACGGCTTCCCCAAACCCATGTACAAGCTCAAGTACCCCGCCCCCGGGTCCCCCCAGCTCGCCTCCCGCGTCAAGGACCTCCTCACCGCCGCCGGGTTCCCCCGCGTCGACGTGGACACCAAGCGCGGCCTCGACCACGGCGCGTGGGTCCCGCTCATGTTCATGTACCCTGAGGCGGATATTCCGGTGTGCCAGCTGTCCGTCCAGACTAACAGAGACGGGAGCTATCACTACGATATGGGGAAGGCGCTGGCGCCGCTGAGGGAGGAGGGTGTCCTTATTGTGGGGTCGGGGAGCGCGACGCATAATCTAAGGGCGCTGAGGAACACGGACGGGGCGGTGGCGCCGTGGGCGTTGGAGTTTGATACTTGGCTTAAGGAGGCGTTGACTCAAGGAAGATATGAAGACGTGAACCATTATGAGGAGAAAGCTCCGCATGCGAAAACGGCTCATCCCTGGCCTGACCATTTCTACCCTCTTCATGTGGCAATGGGGGCTGCCGGTGCGAATTCGAAGGCCAAGCCCATCCATGAAAGCTGGCAGCTCGGTACTCTTTCTTATGCTTCATACCAGTTTACCAGTTGA